NNNNNNNNNNNNNNNNNNNNNNNNNNNNNNNNNNNNNNNNNNNNNNNNNNNNNNNNNNNNNNNNNNNNNNNNNNNNNNNNNNNNNNNNNNNNNNNNNNNNNNNNNNNNNNNNNNNNNNNNNNNNNNNNgaaatgtatatatatatatatatatatatatatatatatatataaatgtattaattaattaatttatttttaatttatttatcacgGCCCAAAAAATTAGTATACCTTCCTAAATTTATATTAACCACAAAACAAAGTAAGGAAGTTGAAGGAGGGAGTCGTTTTTATTGAATCTTTAGACAGAAGAGTTCTAAcatgttaatatttttagtcattaataaagacatttgaGGTTACCATagtatttgaaatattattgcAAGATTTGCTTTGCTCAAGTTGTCCTCTATGTTCAGCTATTTTGACCTTATTATTAACTCCCAAAACCAAGTCATCTTTTTCATTCAAATTACAAATCATGCCGTAAAACTTGAAATGAAATGTCATGGAGTATGGCAGGATCTACTCATTAAGCTTTGCAAATCGACGCATAACATTAAGCTCTAATTTTCttcatatacttttatttttattttcatttgaatttgGTGAAAGATATTACTTATTTGCATAAGGATTGGTATTAAAGTGTGTAAATTACTTTACCCTATTCCAATTAACTCCACATATCCTTTGAATCACGTGAAAGATAATTACTTGTTCATAGCCAAGTGTATTTATAGTGAGTAAAGTTATTATAATTAAGTAGTTTAATATTCTCTGTGTTCCTAATTATTtgcttacattttttttttaataattgtcTCTAGTTACTTATACATTTTCATAAATTAAgagagaataattttttttacttattacaTGCTCAATTAATTTTCtagttactttgaaaaatgtagatTTCACtttcacttcataattaatttcataattaataggggtaaaatgaaaAACTCATTATGTCATTAATTATTTCCTTATCAGCTGTGTCAATTTAAAGGTAGACAAATAATTAGGGATAGCAAGtacatttttagaaaaaatgaattattttttatcaataggtaaataatatatattatatacgtATAAATCATTTCTAGTATTTAATGGTATAATGTTTTCATGAATATAAACTATTTATCGTTTGTCAATCATCATGAACCGAGAGTTTATTCAACTTAGGTATGCACTACTATGTGCATCTGATCACTGGTCAGTTATTACTTAGGTGTGTTcagtatgaataaaaaaatatgtttttttttagaaaaataagtaGTTTTTCATACTCGGGTAAAAAAAACTATTCTAAAAGCATTTGTATCTAATTTAGAGAAATATTAAGAGAGATGAATTAGATTGGGGATATAGAGTATAGTGGTTGTGGGGATGAGGATGGGAACTCAAGGGTGAGATAAAGACAAGGTGTGTTAAAAGAAGGTGAGGAAGGTTATTATGAAACGTTACTTGTGGATCTTCTTTTTCATAACCTGTTGACTTGTACGTTGGAGGGAATTCCAGATACTAGCGTTGCTAAATGAAATACCAGCTTCGTCGAGGAAGTACCAGTTTGCACTGGGTATGGCTGACAAGATCATAGACGAGAACACCAAATGCGGACACTTGGAGATGCTCCAAGTTAATTGTTCGGCCCTGGCTTCAGCATTCGCGCGTACATCTGGACTTCTTTATAGCTCCTTAAAGAGTCCCCGTATGTCAGATGATTCATGGACGTGACCTTCACGCATTCTTCGATCCCTTCCTTTGGGATCTTTTCTGGCGTCATCACTCAAAGGGTTGGCCACGTATTTTCCATGGGTGGGAACTGTCACGAGCCTCTTCGAAAACAAGAGGCAGCTGGTTGTTCCCAGTCATGAGGAGAGTGTGAATGACTTGGCAGCTGAGAAACATGCACAGGAATTGCTGTGGATAACAAGTAAGATGATAGAGTGCGGTGCTGTGGATGAAGTTTTGGTGCAATGGAGCTTATCTTCTGGCTTGGCTTCCATTTCCCTCTTGTCTAATCTCAGGGTGCAAGGATTCATTGTCAAGATCACAGGTTTGTtcaaattattatcttttttaagtgagtttgacttgaaatttaTTCTGAACTCCTATGACTCGACATGAAGTCGATCttaagtatattattattattgagtttTGTGATTTGTTGGTGTAGCGATGTTAATTGGAGAGCTTAACAAAGTTAAAGATGAAGTTCCAAGGCAAGTGAAGTTCAACATACTCGTGTTGTGGATTCCGGTGTTGTGTTTTGCAGAAAATGGAGTTTCATATCCAGTATTGACGGGATATGAGAGGTTGGAGATGGAGAAGACAATGAACGATTTGATCTCTACGCTACCCAGCATTGATCAGGAGGCTATTCTGACCAACTGGATGCAAGATTTCATGACAACATCTTCGGACTGGCCAAATCTCCAAGAGTCATATGACCATTGGTGCCATTCCACTCGTGAGTTCAATATGCTTGAAGGAGAACAACTTTGTGAGTCTACTCTAAATATAGAGTATAAAATATAGTTGTATTAGGATATCAATGTTTTTTCGTTGAAGAATCTAGGATCTGGATAAAGTGTCTTTTGGTAGTGAGTAGTTGAACAATCTTTTTAGTTATATATGGTTTTCCTTTCATCTTTAGCGTTAGTTTGTTCGTCGTCTTTATAAACAAATGAATAATACTATTACTATTTGTTTTCTTGTAATTATGTGATGATCAATAATATAATAGGCAACAAATCAGAAAAGAGTTATTATGAACACGGGGAAGAGTTTTCTTAGAGATATTGTCATTTCACCTATTTGTCGTAGGAAATATAGATGGAGAATACTATCTTCAGAGAATGCACAAGTTTTATATACGATATTTAAGGTCACTTAAGTgatttgaattatcaattatatctctatttatattagaaaaatgcAAATCAAAAGTTTTGCACAAATAACTAGACACATGTACACAATTTTCTAGTTGCATGCATATTTTAAAAGACGTTTTTTAAGAGACATTTCGGAAGgctaaacattgatgcattattTCAAAATTCCCCCTTGATGCATTTGCTTGACAACTTCAATGCGTTCTTGAAGagcaaaaaaaatttctatgaAGTGCCAAGTTGTTCTTTCGTCTGGAAACAATGCAACTAAATCTCACCTTTCTcttgtgcttttttttttaaataaaaatgatacttgatgAAGATACGATTTGCTCTTGTATTGTTAGTTGGATTCTTGTTatttgttatcacaatacagaacaatcttttttttttctaatgtcttcaaatattttctaagcCAAATAGCTTGA
This window of the Solanum pennellii chromosome 2, SPENNV200 genome carries:
- the LOC107009734 gene encoding LOW QUALITY PROTEIN: uncharacterized protein LOC107009734 (The sequence of the model RefSeq protein was modified relative to this genomic sequence to represent the inferred CDS: substituted 1 base at 1 genomic stop codon); this translates as MDVAVVEYGSCKTRPSALLNSIFMTTVKAAAKSLVAVASNAKATDQQSEKWRATDHMRFMLMLMTWLAVWVLRVLMDHSPFSTASLDDLMMFPSIGASSSFDLVLQQDSSDHIQPPPSAKALGRALTHVRWREFQILALLNEIPASSRKYQFALGMADKIIDENTKCGHLEMLQVNCSALASAFARTSGLLYSSLKSPRMSDDSWTXPSRILRSLPLGSFLASSLKGLATYFPWVGTVTSLFENKRQLVVPSHEESVNDLAAEKHAQELLWITSKMIECGAVDEVLVQWSLSSGLASISLLSNLRVQGFIVKITAMLIGELNKVKDEVPRQVKFNILVLWIPVLCFAENGVSYPVLTGYERLEMEKTMNDLISTLPSIDQEAILTNWMQDFMTTSSDWPNLQESYDHWCHSTREFNMLEGEQLCESTLNIEYKI